The following proteins come from a genomic window of Lachnoclostridium phytofermentans ISDg:
- the rpsR gene encoding 30S ribosomal protein S18, which produces MAFNRQDKGDKGDAPMKRRMTRRRKKVCAFCADKNHKEIDYKDVNKLKRYVSERGKILPRRITGNCAKHQRALTVAVKRARHIALMPYTLD; this is translated from the coding sequence ATGGCTTTTAATAGACAAGATAAAGGCGATAAGGGCGACGCTCCTATGAAGAGACGTATGACCCGTAGAAGAAAGAAAGTTTGTGCTTTCTGTGCAGACAAGAATCACAAAGAGATCGATTATAAGGATGTAAATAAGTTAAAGAGATACGTTTCCGAAAGAGGTAAGATTCTTCCTAGAAGAATTACTGGAAACTGTGCTAAGCACCAGAGAGCTCTTACAGTAGCTGTTAAACGTGCTCGTCACATCGCTTTAATGCCTTACACATTAGATTAA